Proteins found in one Paenibacillus sp. FSL R10-2782 genomic segment:
- a CDS encoding protease produces the protein METIFWWLLAGGAIFTVVSVLIGDVLGGWLDGLELPGLDWFRPVVLLGAMTAFGGAGVLLTKYTGLSMNWVVLLALAIAFVIGVLVFFAFINPMANSEVSSGFSMRELTGRIGEVTVPVPEVGYGEVMIRLGAGNTIHTASSFDHKPLAAGTRIVVVEVAEGVVRVAYLDT, from the coding sequence ATGGAAACTATATTTTGGTGGTTATTGGCAGGGGGCGCTATCTTTACCGTGGTCAGTGTGCTGATCGGGGATGTACTCGGTGGTTGGCTGGATGGATTGGAGCTTCCCGGCCTCGATTGGTTCAGACCCGTCGTTTTACTTGGAGCGATGACCGCTTTTGGCGGGGCGGGTGTGTTGCTGACGAAATATACCGGGTTGAGCATGAACTGGGTTGTTCTGCTTGCCCTTGCGATTGCGTTTGTGATCGGAGTGCTTGTGTTTTTTGCGTTTATCAATCCAATGGCGAACTCTGAGGTATCCAGCGGCTTCTCGATGCGTGAGCTGACTGGCAGAATCGGTGAGGTCACCGTTCCGGTACCTGAGGTTGGTTACGGGGAGGTTATGATCCGCTTGGGTGCAGGCAACACCATACATACAGCATCGAGTTTTGATCACAAACCGCTGGCTGCGGGAACCCGTATCGTCGTGGTTGAGGTCGCAGAGGGTGTCGTCCGCGTAGCGTATCTGGACACATAG